A stretch of Burkholderia sp. HI2500 DNA encodes these proteins:
- a CDS encoding LysR substrate-binding domain-containing protein codes for MNYRRLTPSMSLLLVFEAAARHESYTRAAEELSLSQSAISRQVQTLEDQLGVPLFRREGRSVKLTEVGRRYFTELSGALGRIRGATLQAMSHQAGAGTLRLATLPTFGSKWLLPHLHDFYAAHPGVTVHLHSRIGAIDFLNDDLDAAITVGAGDWPGLHAHRLYNEFLIAIAPPDTGSASRRKADARTPAWAAKQTLLGVTSNQQAWAEWFSHYRLDHRQMRVGPSFELTSHLIQAVRAGMGIGLVPKVLVEDELSRHELVSIGDAITSQRSYYLVYPPGNETLPSLVAFREWLLKSC; via the coding sequence ATGAATTACCGTCGCCTCACCCCGTCGATGTCGCTGCTGCTGGTATTCGAGGCCGCCGCGCGGCATGAAAGCTACACGCGCGCGGCCGAGGAGCTGTCGCTGAGCCAGAGCGCGATCAGCCGGCAGGTCCAGACGCTCGAGGATCAACTCGGCGTGCCGCTGTTCCGGCGCGAGGGCCGCTCGGTCAAGCTGACCGAAGTCGGGCGCCGCTACTTCACCGAGCTGAGCGGTGCGCTGGGGCGCATCCGCGGCGCGACGCTGCAGGCGATGTCCCACCAGGCAGGCGCCGGCACGCTGCGGCTCGCGACGCTGCCCACATTCGGCTCGAAATGGCTGCTGCCGCACCTGCACGATTTCTACGCCGCGCATCCGGGCGTGACCGTGCACCTCCATTCGCGGATCGGCGCCATCGATTTCCTCAACGACGACCTCGACGCGGCCATTACCGTCGGCGCAGGCGACTGGCCGGGCCTGCACGCGCACCGGCTGTACAACGAGTTCCTGATCGCGATCGCGCCGCCGGACACGGGCAGCGCAAGCCGCCGCAAGGCCGACGCACGCACGCCGGCGTGGGCCGCGAAGCAGACGCTGCTTGGCGTGACGAGCAACCAGCAGGCGTGGGCGGAATGGTTTTCGCACTATCGGCTCGACCATCGGCAGATGCGCGTCGGCCCGAGCTTCGAGCTCACGTCGCACCTGATCCAGGCGGTGCGGGCCGGGATGGGGATCGGGCTCGTGCCGAAAGTGCTGGTGGAAGACGAGCTGAGCCGCCACGAGCTCGTGTCGATCGGCGACGCGATCACCAGCCAGCGCAGCTACTACCTCGTCTACCCGCCGGGGAACGAGACGCTGCCGTCGCTCGTCGCGTTCCGCGAATGGCTGCTGAAGTCGTGCTGA
- a CDS encoding LysR substrate-binding domain-containing protein — protein MKKLDLDVLAMVVAVAESGSFAQGAQAVHRSPSAVSMQIKALEDALGKPLFIRDTRNVTPTDDGTMLAEYGRRMLAMRDEAWASVVRPEVRGRVTIGVPDDYISSLLPQVLGKFAAMHPRVEIRVIGQPSSALVPMLKDNTVDLACLTRIKGVTGELIRLEPLVWVGSPKRNVWEERPLPVAFFTHGGSMARDHAVKALNRRKIPYRMSYESPSHLGLLSMVEAGLAVAPLARCCIPDHLVQLSESHGLPPLGEMEVVLARSAQSARPPCDYLAEQILGEWRT, from the coding sequence ATGAAAAAGCTCGACCTCGATGTGCTCGCGATGGTGGTGGCCGTGGCGGAATCCGGATCGTTCGCGCAGGGCGCGCAGGCCGTGCACCGGTCGCCGTCGGCGGTGAGCATGCAGATCAAGGCGCTGGAAGACGCGCTCGGCAAGCCGCTCTTCATCCGCGACACGCGCAACGTGACGCCGACCGACGACGGCACGATGCTCGCCGAATACGGCCGCCGGATGCTGGCGATGCGCGACGAGGCCTGGGCGTCGGTCGTGCGCCCGGAGGTCCGCGGCCGCGTGACGATCGGCGTGCCCGACGATTACATTTCGTCGCTGCTGCCGCAGGTGCTCGGCAAGTTCGCCGCGATGCATCCGCGCGTGGAAATACGCGTGATCGGCCAGCCGAGCAGCGCGCTCGTGCCGATGCTGAAGGACAACACGGTCGACCTCGCGTGCCTCACGCGGATCAAGGGGGTGACCGGCGAGCTGATCCGGCTCGAGCCGCTCGTCTGGGTCGGGTCGCCGAAGCGCAATGTGTGGGAAGAGCGGCCGCTGCCGGTGGCTTTTTTCACGCACGGCGGCAGCATGGCGCGCGATCACGCGGTCAAGGCGCTGAACCGGCGGAAGATCCCGTACCGGATGTCGTACGAGAGCCCGAGCCACCTCGGCCTGCTCAGCATGGTGGAGGCCGGGCTCGCGGTCGCGCCGCTGGCGCGCTGCTGCATTCCCGATCATCTCGTGCAGCTGTCGGAAAGCCACGGGCTGCCGCCGCTCGGCGAAATGGAGGTCGTGCTCGCGCGCAGCGCACAGTCCGCGCGCCCGCCGTGCGACTACCTGGCCGAGCAGATTCTCGGCGAATGGCGCACCTGA
- a CDS encoding LysE family translocator yields MHTSGSLYGFLVIGGMLAVTPGPNMVYVMSRSIAQGRTAGLISLGGVMIGYLFYMFGAAFGITTLFMSVPYAGSVLAVVGAAYLLYLAWQAVRPGGRSPFEVRALPSERPLRLLAMGATTSVLNPKLAMLFISLLPQFIDYRNGSVLGQSLFLGSLLITAFACANGLVAICSSRIATFLHGRPTLLLAQRWAMGLILGGLGVQMVVDASRMAGMA; encoded by the coding sequence ATGCATACGTCCGGATCGCTCTACGGATTTCTCGTCATCGGCGGCATGCTCGCGGTCACGCCCGGGCCGAACATGGTCTACGTGATGTCGCGCTCGATCGCGCAGGGACGCACCGCGGGGCTCATCTCGCTCGGCGGCGTGATGATCGGCTACCTGTTCTACATGTTCGGTGCGGCGTTCGGGATCACGACGCTGTTCATGAGCGTGCCCTACGCGGGCAGTGTTCTGGCCGTGGTCGGTGCGGCGTACCTGTTGTATCTCGCGTGGCAGGCCGTCAGGCCCGGCGGCCGCTCGCCGTTCGAGGTGCGTGCATTGCCGAGCGAGCGCCCGCTTCGTTTGCTGGCGATGGGCGCGACGACCAGCGTGCTGAACCCGAAGCTCGCGATGCTGTTCATTTCGCTACTGCCGCAGTTCATCGACTACCGGAACGGCAGCGTGCTCGGGCAATCGCTGTTCCTCGGTTCGTTGCTGATCACCGCGTTCGCTTGCGCGAACGGGCTGGTGGCGATCTGTTCGAGCCGCATCGCGACGTTCCTGCACGGGCGCCCGACCCTGCTGCTCGCGCAGCGCTGGGCGATGGGGCTCATTCTCGGCGGGCTCGGCGTGCAGATGGTGGTCGATGCTTCGAGGATGGCGGGCATGGCGTGA
- a CDS encoding APC family permease, whose protein sequence is MSHPASTAQALPAHNTVPPAGGLRRNYLSLPELIAQSIGLVGVSGGIGVLIPAVFATAGNGTWLAYLFAIVALLFASWSISVFARDSASPGALYAYVSAGIGPVWGAICGWSLLIAYAVAAAGILQGTINTFLVLGRETGLLGSATPLGVVLGLTVVTAFAAWYIAFRDIRLSTRFTLFVELATLLLIAVVVVGTIAFGGHPVDRAQLALEGVKPTQLQLGMVLAFFSFTGFESATVLGAEARDPFRAIPRAVLISVVGPAILFVIGAYGMVSAFHGQTPPLDQVDGPLAVLAHRLGAGWVGVLIDLGVALSFFAAFFSSINAAARIVYTFGRQGVLHASTGHAHERNATPHVAVALIAVLALVTALVFTARGTALLDSYGYLSSIATYGWLLAYVLVAIGAPLYLRRQRRLRARHVVISVVAVVLLAIPLAGSVYPVPAGVYAWLPYVFVALLAIGLGWFLVLRVRFPERLRELEAELLTK, encoded by the coding sequence ATGAGTCATCCAGCAAGCACCGCACAGGCATTGCCTGCGCACAATACCGTGCCGCCGGCAGGCGGCCTGCGGCGCAACTATCTGAGCCTGCCCGAGCTGATCGCGCAGTCGATCGGCCTCGTCGGCGTGTCGGGCGGGATCGGCGTGCTGATCCCCGCCGTCTTCGCGACGGCCGGCAACGGCACGTGGCTGGCCTACCTGTTCGCGATCGTTGCGCTGCTGTTCGCGTCGTGGAGCATCTCGGTGTTCGCGCGCGATTCGGCGTCGCCGGGGGCGCTATACGCGTACGTGTCGGCCGGCATCGGGCCGGTCTGGGGCGCGATCTGCGGCTGGTCGCTGCTGATCGCCTATGCGGTGGCTGCCGCGGGCATCCTGCAGGGGACGATCAACACGTTTCTGGTGCTGGGCCGCGAGACGGGACTGCTCGGCAGTGCGACGCCGCTCGGCGTGGTGCTCGGGCTCACGGTCGTCACCGCGTTCGCCGCGTGGTACATCGCGTTTCGCGACATCCGGCTGTCCACGCGCTTCACGCTGTTCGTCGAACTCGCGACGCTGCTGCTGATCGCCGTCGTCGTGGTCGGGACGATCGCGTTCGGCGGGCATCCGGTCGATCGCGCGCAACTGGCGCTGGAAGGCGTGAAGCCGACGCAGTTGCAGCTCGGGATGGTGCTCGCGTTCTTCAGCTTCACGGGGTTCGAGAGCGCGACCGTGCTCGGCGCGGAAGCGCGCGACCCGTTCCGCGCGATTCCGCGCGCGGTGCTGATCAGCGTCGTCGGGCCGGCGATCCTGTTCGTGATCGGCGCATACGGGATGGTGAGTGCGTTCCACGGGCAGACGCCGCCGCTCGATCAGGTCGACGGCCCGCTCGCGGTGCTCGCGCATCGGCTCGGGGCCGGCTGGGTCGGTGTGCTGATCGACTTGGGCGTGGCGTTGAGCTTCTTCGCGGCATTCTTCTCGTCGATCAATGCGGCGGCGCGGATCGTCTATACGTTCGGGCGGCAGGGCGTGCTGCATGCATCGACGGGCCACGCGCACGAGCGGAATGCGACGCCGCACGTCGCGGTGGCGCTGATCGCGGTGCTGGCGCTGGTGACCGCGCTGGTGTTCACCGCACGCGGCACCGCGCTGCTCGATTCGTATGGCTATCTCAGTTCGATCGCGACGTACGGCTGGCTGCTTGCGTACGTGCTGGTGGCGATCGGCGCGCCGCTTTATCTGCGCCGGCAGCGCCGGCTGCGTGCGCGGCATGTGGTGATCAGCGTCGTGGCGGTCGTGCTGCTCGCGATTCCGCTGGCCGGCAGCGTGTATCCGGTGCCGGCGGGCGTCTATGCGTGGCTGCCTTATGTGTTCGTCGCATTGCTGGCGATCGGGCTCGGGTGGTTCCTGGTGCTGCGCGTCCGGTTTCCGGAACGGTTGCGCGAGCTGGAGGCGGAGCTGCTGACGAAGTGA
- a CDS encoding SfnB family sulfur acquisition oxidoreductase has translation MSTEFIEENVQPQAGTPHAPVPVIGSDAEALDVAHRVAARLAEHAALRDRERKLPFDEIELFSSSGLWGITVPREYGGAEVSNVTLAEVIAIVSQADPSLGQIPQNHYCLIEDIRLEGSDAQKRFFFDLVLKGTRYGNAFSEAGGKNVLDIQTRVRRDGDAFVLNGRKFYSTGTLFAHWIPVLALDESEQAVLAFVKQGAPGLTVVDDWSGFGQRTTASGTVIVENVRVSPFEIFHTQRSYDRPTFAGPFAQITTAAIDLGIARAALQDTIAFVQQHARPWIDSGVERASEDPLTVAQIGDIAYRVHAAEALLARSGRFVDAAKREPSEETVAQAAIAVGEAKIATTEVSLLAASKLFELGGSKSTLAKYNFDRHWRNARVHTLHDPVRWKYHAIGNYYLNGVKPARHSWN, from the coding sequence ATGTCTACGGAATTCATCGAAGAAAACGTGCAACCGCAAGCGGGCACCCCACACGCTCCCGTTCCCGTCATCGGCTCGGATGCCGAGGCACTCGACGTCGCGCACCGGGTCGCGGCACGACTGGCCGAGCACGCCGCGTTGCGCGACCGCGAGCGCAAGCTGCCGTTCGACGAGATCGAGCTGTTCTCGTCGAGTGGTTTGTGGGGCATCACCGTGCCGCGCGAATACGGTGGCGCGGAGGTGTCGAACGTGACGCTCGCGGAAGTGATCGCGATCGTTTCGCAGGCCGACCCGTCGCTCGGCCAGATCCCGCAGAACCACTATTGCCTGATCGAGGACATCCGCCTCGAAGGCAGCGATGCGCAGAAGCGCTTCTTCTTCGATCTCGTGCTGAAGGGCACGCGCTATGGGAACGCGTTCTCGGAAGCGGGCGGCAAGAACGTGCTCGATATCCAGACGCGTGTGCGCCGCGACGGCGACGCGTTCGTGCTGAACGGCCGCAAGTTCTATTCGACCGGCACGCTGTTCGCACACTGGATTCCGGTGCTCGCGCTCGACGAGTCGGAGCAGGCCGTGCTCGCGTTCGTGAAGCAGGGTGCGCCCGGGCTGACCGTCGTGGACGACTGGAGCGGCTTCGGGCAGCGCACGACCGCGAGCGGCACGGTGATCGTCGAGAACGTGCGCGTGAGCCCGTTCGAAATTTTCCACACGCAGCGTTCGTACGACCGCCCGACCTTCGCGGGCCCGTTCGCGCAGATCACGACCGCCGCGATCGACCTCGGCATTGCGCGCGCCGCGCTGCAGGACACGATCGCGTTCGTGCAGCAGCATGCGCGCCCGTGGATCGACAGCGGCGTCGAACGCGCGAGCGAGGATCCGCTGACGGTCGCGCAGATCGGCGACATCGCGTACCGCGTGCACGCGGCCGAAGCGCTGCTCGCTCGCTCGGGGCGCTTCGTCGACGCGGCGAAACGCGAGCCGAGCGAGGAAACGGTCGCGCAGGCCGCGATCGCGGTGGGCGAGGCGAAGATCGCGACGACCGAGGTGTCGCTGCTCGCGGCGAGCAAGCTGTTCGAACTCGGCGGCAGCAAGTCGACGCTCGCGAAATACAACTTCGACCGCCACTGGCGCAACGCGCGCGTGCATACGCTGCACGATCCGGTGCGTTGGAAGTATCACGCGATCGGCAACTACTACCTCAACGGCGTGAAGCCCGCGCGCCATTCCTGGAATTAG
- the sfnG gene encoding dimethylsulfone monooxygenase SfnG encodes MSHPDPSADGVKFAYWVPNVSGGLVVSTIEQRTDWSLEYNQQLARTAEAAGFDYALSQIRFTAGYGAEYQHESVSFSQALLHATTKLKVLAAILPGPWHPAVVAKQLATIDHISNGRIAINVVSGWFKGEFTAIGEPWLEHDERYRRSKEFIQALKGIWTQDNFTFKGDFYRFNDYTLSPKPVQKPHPEIFQGGSSRAARDNAASVSDWYFTNGNTPENLKTQIDDIRAKAAANNHRVRIGVNAFVIARDTEEEAKAVLDDIIRHAHVEAVHAFGDAVKQAGKASPEGEGNWAKSTFEDLVQYNDGFRTNLIGTPRQIAERIVALKAIGVDLVLAGFLHFIEEVEYFGQRVLPLVRELEAQQQAVAA; translated from the coding sequence ATGAGCCATCCCGACCCTTCCGCCGACGGCGTCAAGTTCGCCTACTGGGTGCCGAACGTCAGCGGCGGCCTCGTCGTCAGCACGATCGAGCAGCGCACCGACTGGAGCCTCGAATACAACCAGCAGCTCGCGCGCACGGCCGAGGCGGCCGGCTTCGACTACGCGCTGAGCCAGATCCGCTTCACGGCCGGCTACGGCGCCGAATACCAGCACGAGTCGGTGTCGTTCAGCCAGGCGCTGCTGCATGCGACGACGAAGCTCAAGGTGCTCGCCGCGATCCTGCCGGGGCCGTGGCATCCGGCCGTGGTCGCGAAGCAGCTCGCGACGATCGACCACATCTCGAACGGGCGCATCGCGATCAACGTCGTGAGCGGCTGGTTCAAGGGCGAATTCACCGCGATCGGCGAGCCGTGGCTCGAGCACGACGAACGCTATCGGCGCTCGAAGGAATTCATCCAGGCGCTGAAGGGCATCTGGACGCAGGACAACTTCACGTTCAAGGGCGACTTCTACCGCTTCAACGACTACACGCTGAGCCCGAAGCCGGTGCAGAAGCCGCACCCGGAGATTTTCCAGGGCGGCAGCTCGCGGGCGGCGCGCGACAACGCGGCGAGCGTGTCGGACTGGTACTTCACGAACGGCAATACGCCGGAGAACCTGAAGACGCAGATCGACGATATCCGCGCGAAGGCGGCCGCGAACAATCATCGCGTGCGGATCGGCGTCAACGCGTTCGTGATCGCGCGCGATACCGAGGAAGAGGCGAAGGCCGTGCTCGACGACATCATCCGGCACGCGCACGTCGAGGCCGTGCACGCGTTCGGCGATGCGGTGAAGCAGGCCGGCAAGGCATCGCCCGAAGGCGAGGGCAACTGGGCGAAGTCGACGTTCGAGGATCTCGTGCAGTACAACGACGGCTTCCGCACGAACCTGATCGGCACGCCGCGGCAGATCGCCGAACGCATCGTCGCGCTGAAGGCGATCGGCGTCGATCTGGTGCTCGCGGGGTTCCTGCATTTCATCGAGGAAGTCGAGTACTTCGGCCAACGCGTGCTGCCGCTCGTGCGCGAACTCGAGGCGCAGCAGCAGGCGGTTGCCGCGTGA